In Helianthus annuus cultivar XRQ/B chromosome 8, HanXRQr2.0-SUNRISE, whole genome shotgun sequence, a single genomic region encodes these proteins:
- the LOC110870545 gene encoding uncharacterized protein LOC110870545, translating to MENNKITMFRSLDAQLTNYTIKAKIISLWHKKMNGDEKQIYRVDMLLMDEEGSFIQCSCLNKLFKRFLKHLVVDDCLLIYKPSLAKDTTKIKVTGKDQKLSLFSWLRGYVVVSYPIEDVDKKDGTKAKRMNLTLKDLHDTKISLTLWENYAIEMSDYMNGKNREDHVVLLVHFGTVNIYQEKIGLTNMFEASRLFINSDIDEIREFKDRYVEKEFSQSSSSKQSCSQVISNVEEQFLNAGDFVFNAFISSIEVEKKVVIVGTVIAISNH from the exons ATGGAGAACAATAAGATTACTATGTTCCGGTCACTCGATGCTCAGTTAACTAACTACACCATCAAGGCCAAGATCATATCATTGTGGCATAAAAAAATGAATGGTGATGAAAAGCAAATATATCGAGTTGATATGTTGTTGATGGATGAGGAG GGTTCATTTATTCAATGTAGCTGTTTGAACAAGCTTTTCAAACGGTTCCTCAAGCATTTGGTTGTTGATGACTGTTTATTGATTTACAAACCATCACTTGCGAAAGATACTACAAAGATAAAGGTTACGGGAAAAGATCAGAAGCTATCTTT ATTTTCTTGGTTACGTGGTTACGTGGTTGTGTCTTATCCTATTGAGGATGTGGATAAAAAGGATGGCACTAAAGCCAAACGAATGAACCTAACTCTCAAAGATCTCCA TGATACCAAGATTAGTCTTACATTATGGGAAAACTATGCAATCGAGATGTCCGATTACATGAATGGTAAGAACCGCGAAGATCATGTGGTTCTTCTTGTGCATTTTGGCACGGTAAACATCTATCAAG AAAAAATTGGCCTTACCAATATGTTTGAAGCAAGTCGTCTATTCATTAATTCTGATATTGATGAGATAAGAGAGTTCAAAGACAG GTATGTGGAGAAGGAGTTTTCTCAATCGTCTTCCAGTAAACAATCATGTTCTCAAGTGATATCCAATGTTGAAGAACAGTTTCTTAATGCTGGTGACTTTGTGTTCAATGCTTTCATTTCTTCCATTGAAGTG GAGAAGAAGGTTGTCATTGTTGGTACTGTTATTGCAATATCAAATCATTAG
- the LOC110870546 gene encoding uncharacterized protein LOC110870546: MIESERLNYIRFQQKHLRSETYTNLQKFKNEGKEDLSNTGVRLVLPSSFTGGSRYMQQNYLDAMAICKWFGYPDFFITVTCNPKWPEIIRYLRNTSIKQEDRPDIMCRLFKMKLDSIIKDLKDKKVFGALSAAVYTVEFQKRGLPHAHICIFLKPESKLLSVDHVDKFISAEIPDKIEDPALYALVSEFMMHGPCGNANPNCPCMVDNRCSKKFPKKFINETITDAEGFPVYRRRDNGNTIIKSKVQLDNKSVVPYNPLLLKRYQAHINVEWCNQAGSIKYLFKYINKGPDKASLVVSNGDGTDNEQTAKDEIKAYYDCRYVSACEASWRIFANEVHYRFPPVMRLPFHMEGQQNVVFGAEDDIEEVLDKPSVSSSIFLKWMEMNRNNEEARKLTYVEFPTKFCWKLKDRDWAERKRKLLQIGRIHSVSPALGEPYFLRILLNKVKGPRSFEEIRTVDGQLFPTFRDACYAMGLLDDDMEYIEAIKEASFTGDGRYIRALFVTLLLSNTLSRPEFVFEQTWKYLGDDILYNRRKETKNKDLVMSDERLKNKTLVEIEKYLLRNGSSLTRWKTIPYPDYDSFAVGNNRLVDEELSFNVPQVQSELDSLKSSLTDEQLYVYNQIMIAVEGDKGGVFFVCGYGGTGKTFLWKTLALTVRSREHIVLNVASSGIASLLMSRGRTAHSRFHIPINLDESSMCHIRPDGDVAYLLKQTRLIIWDEAPMVHRHAFEALDRTFKDIFVDKSNRQSDVLFGGKVIVFGGDFRQILPVIPNGSRKEIVNASLSSSYIWPHCNLLTLTKNMRLTVGVLPSTVEETKRFAEWLLDIGEGKVGGDNDGVATVEIPSDLYKDRDYFSERAILTPKNEVVHEINDRLLELFPGEQTEYLSSDSICATEKGIDSFQQELYSPDVLNGLKISGLPNHRLVLKPGVPIMLLRNIDQQNGLCNGTRLQVTFLGKRVIEAEIISGANVGTRTFIPRISMIPSDKKIPFAFQRRQFPVAVCFAMTINKSQGQSLSKVGLFLKEPVFTHGQLYVALSRVKSREGVKMLILDKDGKPTNTTTNVVYKEVFTHL; encoded by the exons ATGATCGAGAGTGAAAGACTTAATTATATCCGTTTTCAACAGAAACATCTTAGGTCTGAAACATACACAAATCTTCAGAAATTTAAGAATGAAGGAAAAGAGGATCTATCTAATACTGGGGTACGGTTAGTACTACCATCATCTTTTACTGGTGGTTCTCGGTATATGCAGCAAAACTATCTAGATGCTATGGCTATATGCAAATGGTTTGGATATCCTGATTTTTTCATTACGGTGACATGTAATCCTAAGTGGCCAGAGATTATCCGATACCTTCGAAATACTTCTATTAAGCAAGAGGACAGACCAGATATTATGTGTCGTTTGTTTAAGATGAAACTGGATTCAATTATAAAGGATTTGAAGGACAAGAAAGTGTTTGGAGCACTAAGTGCAG CGGTTTATACTGTTGAATTTCAAAAACGTGGATTGCCACATGCTCACATTTGTATATTTTTGAAACCTGAATCCAAGCTTCTCTCTGTTGATCATGTAGACAAATTCATATCTGCTGAGATACCAGATAAGATTGAAGATCCCGCTCTTTATGCTCTTGTATCCGAATTTATGATGCATGGTCCATGTGGAAATGCAAATCCCAATTGTCCTTGTATGGTTGATAATAGATGTTCaaaaaaatttccaaaaaaattCATTAATGAAACAATTACCGATGCTGAAGGTTTCCCTGTATACAGAAGAAGAGATAATGGAAACACCATTATCAAGTCCAAAGTTCAATTAGACAACAAAAGTGTCGTTCCATATAATCCGCTTCTTTTGAAAAGATACCAAGCTCACATTAATGTAGAATGGTGCAATCAAGCGGGTTCTATCAAATATTTGTTTAAGTACATTAATAAAGGTCCAGACAAAGCATCGCTTGTGGTGTCAAATGGAGACGGTACAGATAACGAACAAACAGCAAAGGATGAGATCAAAGCTTATTATGATTGTAGGTACGTTTCCGCTTGTGAAGCTTCTTGGAGAATATTTGCAAATGAAGTTCACTATAGGTTTCCTCCAGTTATGAGGCTTCCTTTTCATATGGAAGGTCAACAAAATGTTGTGTTTGGTGCCGAAGACGATATTGAAGAAGTGTTGGACAAGCCATCAGTCtcttcatccatttttttaaaGTGGATGGAGATGAACAGAAATAATGAAGAAGCACGGAAACTTACGTATGTTGAGTTTCCTACAAAATTCTGTTGGAAACTAAAAGATAGAGATTGGGCAGAACGTAAAAGAAAATTATTACAGATTGGACGCATTCATTCTGTTTCCCCTGCTTTGGGTGAACCATATTTTCTTAGAATTCTTTTAAACAAAGTCAAAGGACCAAGATCCTTTGAAGAAATTAGAACTGTTGATGGACAGTTGTTTCCAACCTTCAGGGATGCATGTTATGCTATGGGTTTGTTAGACGATGACATGGAATACATTGAAGCTATTAAAGAAGCGAGTTTTACGGGAGATGGTCGTTATATTCGTGCATTGTTTGTTACTTTGCTGTTGTCAAACACATTATCAAGACCTGAATTTGTTTTCGAACAAACATGGAAATACTTGGGGgatgacattttatacaatagGAGAAAAGAAACAAAGAACAAAG ATCTTGTAATGTCAGATGAGAGATTGAAGAACAAGACATTGGTGGAGATTGAGAAGTACCTCCTTCGAAATGGGTCGTCTTTGACACGATGGAAAACAATTCCTTATCCTGATTATGATTCCTTTGCTGTTGGAAACAATCGTCTGGTTGACGAAGAACTGTCTTTTAATGTTCCTCAGGTACAGAGCGAGTTAGATAGTCTAAAATCTTCATTGACTGACGAACAACTATATGTTTATAATCAGATAATGATAGCCGTTGAAGGCGACAAAGGAGGTGTATTTTTTGTTTGCGGATATGGAGGAACGGGGAAGACGTTTTTGTGGAAGACGTTAGCCTTAACCGTTAGGTCTAGAGAGCATATTGTTCTAAATGTGGCTTCAAGTGGCATTGCTTCACTTCTAATGTCAAGAGGTAGAACGGCTCATTCTAGATTTCACATCCCCATAAATTTAGATGAGAGTTCTATGTGTCACATAAGGCCCGATGGTGATGTAGCTTATCTGCTTAAACAAACTAGGTTGATTATATGGGACGAAGCACCCATGGTACATAGACATGCGTTTGAAGCTTTAGATAGAACATTTAAAGATATTTTTGTCGATAAAAGCAATCGTCAGTCGGATGTTTTGTTTGGAGGTAAAGTTATCGTGTTTGGTGGTGATTTTAGACAAATTCTTCCTGTTATTCCAAACGGAAGTAGGAAAGAAATTGTTAACGCTTCGTTGAGTTCATCCTATATATGGCCCCATTGCAACTTACTTACTTTGACCAAAAACATGAGATTGACTGTTGGTGTTTTACCATCTACAGTCGAGGAGACTAAGAGATTTGCCGAATGGCTTCTTGATATTGGTGAGGGTAAAGTTGGAGGGGACAATGATGGTGTAGCAACTGTAGAAATACCATCTGATTT ATATAAGGATCGAGATTATTTTTCTGAAAGGGCGATTCTGACACCAAAAAACGAGGTGGTACATGAAATAAATGATCGACTACTAGAATTGTTTCCTGGTGAACAAACAGAGTACCTGAGTTCTGATAGTATATGTGCGACGGAGAAAGGTATCGATTCATTTCAACAAGAGTTGTATTCACCTGATGTCCTTAATGGTTTAAAGATATCTGGTTTACCTAATCATCGTTTGGTTTTAAAACCTGGAGTTCCAATTATGCTTCTTAGGAACATTGATCAGCAAAATGGTTTGTGTAATGGTACAAGGTTACAGGTTACATTTCTTGGAAAGAGGGTTATAGAAGCTGAAATTATATCAGGTGCTAATGTCGGAACCAGAACATTCATACCAAGAATTAGCATGATTCCCTCCGACAAAAAAATTCCTTTTGCTTTTCAAAGACGACAGTTTCCTGTTGCTGTGTGTTTTGCTATGACGATCAACAAGAGTCAAGGCCAATCTTTATCTAAGGTTGGATTGTTTTTAAAAGAGCCCGTTTTTACACATGGCCAGCTATATGTAGCATTATCAAGAGTTAAATCAAGGGAAGGTGTGAAGATGTTAATTCTTGATAAGGATGGCAAACCTACCAATACAACAACTAATGTGGTTTACAAAGAAGTGTTCACACACTTATGA